In Mus pahari chromosome 23, PAHARI_EIJ_v1.1, whole genome shotgun sequence, the DNA window TGCGCTACCACACCTGACTCCCACCAAAGGTTCCGGTGTAGGTGCACTGTTGACGCTACTGCCATTCCTGCTGAGCTAGAGTCAGTGAGGGGAATCTTTGGCTCTGTGTCAGCCACCGGTCTTCCAGGTCAGGAGGAAGACTCAGGGCAGGTGCTGTATCTGCTGACCCAGGTGTCAGGGTGACAGATGTTAAAGGAGCGTATTCTGCTCTGCTGTGCGTTTTCAGTATGAGTGACAGCTGTTGCTTCACAGAAAGGCAGGGGGATGCTTCTGTGGTAGtcagaagccaggaagcagccagaGAGCAATCGTCACTGTCCCATAttacaggaaaagagagaagaccaAGCCCCCAGTAtgttctttagtgtgtgtgtgtgtgtgtgtgtgtgtgtgtttcacacagCACGCAGTCTGTATGTTCTAAGTGTGGTGATCCACATCTTGGTAAACTTGTTGAGTTGTACAGTCATCATACCCACTTCAGGATATGTCTTCCCCAGTGAAATCTCTCATGATTTTTACCATTAAGTCCTCTGCATCCTCTGCTCTAGGCAGTCAAATGAATGTCCCTTCCTACAGACCTGCTTCTGGGTACTTCATGTGACAGTAATACTGTGGGGGTGCCCATGTGCGTGCAAGTGTGTGTTGGTTTTCATTTAGCATGGTGctaaatgggagagagagagtggaggacCAGAGGGGGGCCCAGAGAACAAAGAGCAGCACAGTGCTTTTAAagatcatatattttaaatgtataaataattcattctttttacttctttatattcattatatagtAAATTGAGTTTCTTACATTTCttaccaagtttttttttttttttttttgagacagcatctcaagTAGGTATGGCTGGCTTCAAATGGGCTGCAGCTGGTTTTCAGCTTGTGACCCTTCTGGCtgcacctcccaggtgctggggttcaTATGTGGTTCCCAAACTAGGCAGCAGCTTATCTCTGATGCTTTGAGAGGATCACTGGTGACACGTGACATATTTGTCActtctcagtttttatttttacattttatcttcacatttttgttgttgttgtttttggttttttgagacaaggtttctctgtgtagccctggctgtcctggaactcactctgtagaccaggctggcctcgaactcagaaatgcacctgcctctgcctcccaagtgctgggactaaaggcttgcgccaccacgcccggattatctttgcatttttaaatctttcgtttgttttgtttttggagacagagtctctctgcgTAGCTCTGCCTTCCCTGGCACTCACTATGTACGGTGAGttgggcctcaaactcaaactcacagagacctgattgcctctgcctcctgagtgttggggttaaaggtgtgtgccaccacatttaatttaatatttttgttgttgttttgtttttgatacagggttccatgtagcccaggctgatcccAAATTCACTAGATAGtcaaggaactttttttttttttaatatttatttatttattttatgtatatgagtacacagcagctgaacagatggttgtgagccttcatgttgggaattgagtttttaGGACGTCTGTTCACTCTGTTCAGCCCCGCTtgctccagacacaccagaagagggcgtcagatctcattatggtggttgtgagccaccatgtggttgctgggatttgaactcaggaccttcggaagagcagtcagtgctcttatcggctgagccatctctccagctaggAACTTCttttcttgcctctacttcctgagtacTAGGACTGTAGGTGTATACTACTAAACCCCCGTTTATGTGAGGCTGCAATGGCCCCAGAGCTTCTAGAATGCCAGGCAACCACCTTACCAACAAAACATGGGCCCCACCTAACCCTAGACGCCTCACTAAGTATTCTACTCTCATAGCTgcaaaatgcattattttatggtttttttttaagagtaagcTTTTGTTAAGAGCATGATATAAACAATCTAGAAAGCTGCTTTGCCCTGTCCCTAGAACCTGCATATCACTTCTCCAACATAGGAAAGTGTCCCAGCGAACATGTGAAACAGCTTGGTAAATATTTGCTGTGTGAGTAAGTGGGAGGATGTGTGGTTGAAGAGCGTTAGTGTTAGTGGTAAGCTCAGAGTCATCAGTAATGCATCCGTGTTGTGTTAAGAGTGGAAGGGAACAACACAGTTCCCTTTGCAGTCATTTAAATGGGGGGGCGGTGTGTGTCCAGATCCAAAATCTCTACTGCATTCTCCCTATGTCTTCTgtcctcagtctgtctgtctgtcatgagTCTGAATCTGTCCCTGTGTCCATCTGTCCCGCACATAGGGCTTTGCTCTGTTTCTGTTGAACAGCACATAAAGCATCATGGGGAGAGAAACAGGTACTTTACAGAATCTTTAACAGAGCTTTACAAGAGATGAAGTCGCTATCTTCAGGTGACCAGATAACAAACATGATTGTATGTTAACTAGCTCCCAATGCGGTGAACACTAGCTCTAGCAGGGCGCAGGCGCTCTCAACCTCGGCTTGTTCTGCTTTCTGCAACCACTGCACATGCGTTGTTCTGGGCCACTCATCTGCTCTACAGCCTTGGGGACATCGTCCCTTATAGGGTGCTTGTATGAAAGACTTTTGCTACGTAGCCCATGCTGGCTCACAGCTCACTATGTGGGCAAGGCAATCAGGCCTCCCTCACATTTTTATCTTAAAGCTAAGTATTAATCTGTGTAATCCCTGGGGTGGTGCAGCCTTCCAGCACCAAGATGCTGTGCTCTGTGGAAATGTCGTCTAACGGACTGAAGAAAGTCATATAAACGTGTGCACTGTCAAGGAGGGGTAGGAAGAGAGAatgctcgcgctctctctctctctctctctctctctctctctctctctctctctctctctctctctctctctccttcccccctcaccctggtccccccttctctctcaaaGGGCAAGTGAAAAATCACTgaacttttaacatgaaaagtGCCCGTAAGCGGCATCTTCAACAGAGTATTAAAGTCTACAAAGCTAGTCAATGACATTtcttagaataacaaaaacaatttttgaggcaggtttttaCCAAGTACCaattgctggcctggaactctctgtgtatactaggctggccttgaagtcacagagatctgctgcctctgccctaCAGGATTGTGACACCACGACTGGTGACAAGCAGTTTTTCTATCAGCAGCTACCACAAGTGACCACTGAGCACTTCTAATGTGGCTGGCTGTacagtgaaggaattgaatggTGGACCTCAGGCtttgaggcagaatttctctCCAGAGCCCTGGCTGGGGCAGGATTAGAACTTGCTCTGAAGTTTAAAGTGGCCTCCAACTTGCAGCaatcccactgcctctgcctttcccatTCTGGACTTGGAGGCATATGCCATCGTGCCTGGCAGGACTTGACCTATTCAGTGTTAGTTTTTGTGTATATCGCTATGTGTAGGTGGTGGTTGCCTATACAACCCACAACTCCACTCCACCGCCATTTTCCTCTGCTCACTCTAGTGTTCCACAGGCACAGGCATTCTGTAACTTAAGCTTGCATGGGCTCTGCAGTTAGGAAGGACCTGTGGCTGCCTACACCTTGACATGCTTGTCTGTGTAACACTGGAGTCCTTGAAATGAAAGGGCTGGAAGAACTGGGcgtctgcttccttcccttccttcactcAGAGCCACGGGGCTCAGCTGGTCATAAGGCCAGGAACATTTCCATTGTAATACTGAGTTCTTAGCAGTCATGCTGCTGTAAGTTGTTGAGTGTCTGATACAAGTGGGAAGTATTCGTTTGTCTGCCTGTTTGGGAGTGCTATGGATTTGAATCCAAGACTTTTCTATAACAAGTACATATCCCACTACACTATGTAACCCAACAAATTGTGcccgtgtgtgtggtgtgcgtgcaGTGCATGTGCCTGTGCTTCAGTGTAGTACTCAGGGGTCAGCACCTGCCCTTCCCTCAGCTGCTTGCCACCtttttgcttgttggttttttgagacattgtttctcactgaacctggatcttgcCCTCTGTGCTAGTTTGGTTAGCCCCGTGCAGCCtccaggatctgcctgccttcccctgccctctccacAGGGCTTCTGGTGCCTGGTGTCGTGCCCAGTGCTAGGGCTCTGAACCCAGGTTCCTGTGCTTGCTCAACTAGGGCTTTATCTATGGAGCTGACTCCTAGGTTCTGCAGACTTTAAATGTTCTGATCTCTAGGATGCACTGATTTCTATCCAAGGGCCCCTTCCACTTCGTCATGCCAACATTGGCCTGCTGACTTATGCATAGCTTCATTCTTCTATACCTTTCTGggtgtaaaagaaaaaagcaacccTCTGATTTCATGCATTCTTTATTCCTTAGAGAATCTGATTCAGCACTCAGACCCTTAGTTAATTACTCCCCGTATGCGTCTATGTGGATTCTGTTGGTGGTGGGTGGTTGTGTGTTTTTAGCATAGCAATGTAGATAAACACTGTCATCTCCAGTACCTGGGGAACAGATTCTATAAAGACAGTGTTACAGAGGCAGCAAGGCTGCTAGAGATGTGTGTCTGCACTGGTGAGTGGCGATCTGCCATCGCGGTAAAGACTTTGGCCCTCGTCCTAACATTTTTCAATCTGCTCTTTTCGCAGGTGACAGATTACATTTGCCAAGGTGGTCACATATTGTTCCTTTTGTCAAGGTAAGGTTGTTGTTTTTCCTAGCAAGAGAACAAATGGCCTGTCACTCTTTATTGCCACTGTCACTCTTGTGTCTTTACAGAGCACTGCATGATAGGAAGCAACAAACATGAGCGAGaagtcctttctcccttccctggtTGGATATTAGCTCCAACCCTGTAACACCAGTCCTGTGCAGCTTTGAACAAACCTCTCCtttgcatttctctgtgtgtgcaggtgtttgtgcatgtgggtgcacacTTGTATGCATGCCTGCATACAAGCATATGATGGCAAAGCTTGgtgtcagctctttccttcctcgATCTCTAGCTTATACATTGAGGCAGTCTCTCACCGAACCCAGAGCTCAGCATACCTGCTAGCCGGACCAGGTGCCGTGTGCTGGGGAGTCACATCTGTCTCCAGTGCCAGGATAACAGGCAGGCCTCACAATCTACCAGCtttttaagtgggttctgggTAAACCAATGTACTTCACTGTACCCTACCACAGTCCCCAAGTTtatgtggcaaacactttaccctgTGAACCCAAATCTTAAGCTATGACCCTGTATGGGAATCCTATTCCAGAAAGAATCTAGATTTCACACAAAGTAGTGGTCACATCAGTTCTAGACTTTAGAACTTTTGCCCCAAATCCCTTCTAGGGCAATGGCTGTATGTAAGTGGATACACAGCTGTCTGCTTAACGCATAGGCACACGGAGAGGTAAGGAAGGGAGTAACCTGCCACTGCAGTGTGAAGGAGGCCATGCACACTTGTTTCAGAGTTCTCTTTCACTTAGTATTTCAcaagtaaattttgttttgttttgcttttttgagacaaaggctTGCTATAtgtatgtagttcaggctgacctcaaatacaagatcctcctgtctcagcttccttcatgctaagattacaggttttctttcttcctccttagattttgtgtgtgtttgcatgtgtccATCATGTGCGTGGAAGGCACAGgcgttgggtgtcttcctctgccGACCTGCgccttgtttttttgagacagtaccTCTCACTGAAGCTGCAGTGTAGTAGTTCTGTGAGTTCTGAGGACCCCTCAGCCCAGCCCCAGGGGCACCGATGCACAACTGTGCCCTGCCTTTTTCTGGGAGTCAGACCTGGTGTTCGTGCCTGCATAGCTAGCAACCCTTACCGAGTGTGCCAGCTCCACAGCCCACCTTGAGGTTCTTTAGATTTTTATCTGACTGATTCCAAAGAGTCTCAAGAACGTCTACATAAAATCAGTATTCCACCTCAGTTCTCCAGGGAATAGAAAACGAGGATGGCTATGGTCTCAGGGTTTTTCTTCACCTATGTTGGGGGCTGGTGAACTAATATGGTTGGGGGAAGGGCATGAACATTTCTGGGTTATTGCACAGTAAATGATCTTCTTCCAGCCTGATACCTCTGCTGCTGATGACGCCTGTGTTCTTTCTGGGCAACGTCAATGAATGTTTCCACAACTTCAGCCAGAGCCACAGGTAAGGAAGGACCGTTTGTTCTCCTCTATCACAGAATAAAGGGGGTGGGCTCTACACATTCTAGAGTTGGTTTTACTTGTGGAGCTAGGTCAGCTGGTAGAGTGATTGCTTGGCTTATACAAAGCCTTGGGTTGGATCCCAGCGCTgcaaaaaaaatgtgtgtggtggtacacacctttaacctcagcatataggagatagagacagaagatcagaagttcaaggtcatcctgaacTATTTAGTTTGAAGCAAATCTGGGCTACAtcagaccttgtctccaaaaaaaaaaaaaaaaaaaatactaggttttttgtttgtttgtttgtttgttcatttgttttcttgacagggtttctctgtgcagccctaaCTAGAACTCactcagtctggcctcaaattagagatccacctgccttgcctcccaagtgcacctCCACATCACCTATCTAAAACTGCTTGTTTTGAAAATGGGTTATAGTCATAACGAGATGCAGTCAGGCTGAAAAGACACAAGGAAACATACAATATAACATGACTTCAAGATAGTTCATGTGTGGGAAGGAACAAGATGCTATAGTTGCAGGTGTTGGGGTCTGGGAATCACCACACAAACCACGTGAACTCCGATCTCAGTTAGGCAAGAAGAGTTTATTGAACACACCATTATACTGGACGTCCAGGACCACAGTGAGGAAAAACCTAAGTGTAGCCCTAGTCTGTCCTCAGGGCaggctttttataggaaaaatcCAGATTCAAACATTTGAAGGCAAGCAATGAGGTGGTCTAACAGTTTTGGCTAATGAGACAAAGCATCATCAGCTAATCTTCAAGCTGATTGGTCCTCAGTGACGTAAGACGGGCGGGGGggggcggctggagagatggctcagtgggtaaggtcctgagttcaaatcccagcaaccacatgggggctcacaaccatctgtaatgagatctgatgccctcttctggcctgcaggcatacatgcaggcatatatgccgtaaacataataaataaataaataaatagatagatagatagatagataaataaataaaagggtgGTCTGCAGGTGGTGAACATTGGGATAACAGAGTACAAGTGACCCAGCCATAACTTTTTGGCTTATTAATAGCATTCTTTAATGTCAGCTATGGATAATTCTGGGAAgtggagtctgagaacctgaaccTAATTTCTCTCTATGAGCAAAATGGAGACTGAATACAAAACAGCTGCAGTGATGTTAAAGGGGCAGGCCTCAACCACAGGCAAGAGCCAGGAACATGAGAGGCATAGTCACTCGCTGTGCTGGAGGAGGGTGCCTCAGTTAGGTGCCTAACTTCCGTAAGTTAGGGCTGCAGGCAAGAGCCCttaggacattttcttcattagtgattgcGGCATCATTCAGTGGTGGAGCAAGATGTGGAAGTGTCAGCCACATATACCCTGCCCTCCTCGGATGGTTTATGGCTGTGGTGTTTCATCCATGCAGTCACTCATGTGCTTTGTCCTGTCTGCTGGTTCTCTTCCCAGGTGTATCCTAATGCACTCACCACCATCAGCCACAGTTGAGCCCCTGCCTTccaccaccatgtctgtctgcagcaCGCTCTATTTTTATGGTGTCACCGTTTTCCTGGCCAGCTTTTTCTTCAGCTTCCTCGCCATTATGGTAATGTACCATCCTTTCCGTGGTTGGGGAAAAGCAAGGGCTGGGAGAGACAGGCAGTATTCCAAGGCTGGAGTGTGCAAAAGACATTGCCTATGGTTCCAGTACTAAGGAAGGGGCTGTAAgattgtagctcagttggtagaacactTCCCCAGAGTGCCTGAGAGcatgggaggttgaggcaggggatcagaaattcaagctcatcttcagctacatatagCCAGTTGGACTGTATATGAGATCCTTTACATAAAATGGGAGTGACAGAAGaatgttgatattaagttcaaagcagtgtttcatgctgaagagatggctcagcaggtaagagcaccgactgctcttctgaaggtcctgtgttcaattcccagcaaccacatggtggctcacaaccatccataatgagatctgacactctcttctggggtgtctgaagacagctacagtgtactcatagacataaaaaaaatcttttaaaaaaagcagtGTTCATCATAACATACTCgttaaaagttcaaagcaatAGTTTTATGTGGCCCTGCCTTATCATCgtgcacacctgtgactttaCCCTTGGacctgaatgtttttctttgaacaCAAAATCGTCCCGAGTCTGTCCTGAGTGTGATTCTGAAAGCTCATTGTGTCCCTTGTtctgcagcctttacttactgtCCTTCGGGGTGGGCACATTCTCTTCCTGACTCTGACTTTATTCCATCTTCCTCGCAACTAAGACCATCTCTAAAacctttcttcctaaaattatttgaaccaaattaggaattctatagaattattatctatttatctacataGCATCATTACAAGATAATACATCTTCATAGGTCTGCAGCGATCTCCTCAAAAGGGTGGACTAATGCCTAGTgatagttatatatttaataataataggaaaagcatattaatagtaggaatctttcctaaaatagaTTTTTCCTGGGCATTGCCTACCAGAACCGTCATAGATTTTAATCCAAGGCAGACCCATCTCAGGAAGTTTgcctgctagtttttagcttctcctaTGATGGCTTCTGACATGGGGACAGTGCAAACCTATGTAAGGAGCTTGACTCAATCACTTACTTTGCAACTCATGATTAAGTGGATGTTGGGTTATATTTGGAACTGACTGAGAAGAGAGATGAGTCTGCTCAGGCTAGGCACTCTGACAGTTCTAGGCTTATGTCTAAAACAATCAACTGTCTCAAGTTAAAACTGCCCTGGAGCGGGTCATGATGCAATCCAAACTCGAGAGGTGAAGCAGAAGGGTAGCTGGGGGTGTGGGGTGCTGAGGGGGTAGGAGGATGGGGGATGCTAAACAGTGACTCAACACGATAGCCAGTCAGCTCTTGTGGGAAACACCTGCACTCGGACCAGGAATTCAAAACTATGCCCTATGCCCGATCATAGAGcaaatgtgaggccagcctgggctacaggacaCCCTACCTCtgaagaccaaaacaaacaaaaactagaattGAAGTTCTGAATGTTCCTTAAAGCCTGTGGGACCTGAGGTGTCAGTACAACTATTCAGATTTGGTAAGATTTTTTACCAAGAttattgtctgtctgtgtcccagAAAATAAGCATGTTGTGCTTCTGAAATGTTCCCCTGGTTCTACAGCTAGCTCACCCTTAGATCActggaaagtggggaaaaacatTACATTTCTTGTAAGGATGAGAAGAGGTTTTCTAAAACTCCTTTTTGCTCTGAGTTGAGAACTTAAGCTCAGTCTCTGCACTAATGGACCTCGGGGCACTAAGCATAAATCAGGGTGCTAGGAGAGTCGCTAGGAAAACATCTGAAGAGATGGGGTAGTTAGAACTCACCCTTAAGTTCCTGGGTAGGAATGTAGCTCATTAGCAGAATGTGTGCCAACCACTTGCAAGTCCCACCTCCCCAAGAAAACTACCTCCTTCCTGTGTCTATTGAGATTTGTCTGAGGGCTGGGAAAGCTGGGGTTGATGATACTCACTTACTGAACATGAAAACCAGAAGTCTGCTGCGTATCTGTTCCTCTCAGTGGAGCTCTGGGTCTGGGCAATTCTCCAAAGCTTGCTCGTATGGTGAGGGTAGGAGAATGGGTTTTCCCCGACATGGCTCCTTATAGAGTGAGCTCTCTAAAACACCACGCCACAGGTCAACTTCCCGGTCACACTCCTGTTTAGGTCTTACTCGTCCATGCCCAGATGTTATATAAGAAGTTTGTGAAGTCGACGGGCCTTCTGGAGAGTGAGCAGTGGGCAGTGGTTCACACTGTGGGCCAGCGAGTGCGCTTCTTCCCAGTGGCCTTTGTGTGCTGCTGGGGTCCAGGTCAGTGCCTTAGTCAAAAGTTGGAGGTGAAGATGACGACTGTGGGGTTGGTCAAACAAAATCCTGCCTGCGCATTCCTGTCCAGCTTGCACATTGTATTTAGttacttgctttttgttttgtttttgttttttgaaacaaggtctcatagATAGACTAGAGTGGCCTCAGgttcacagagagccacctgggTTGGCCTCTGCCTATGCctcaagtcctgggattgaagacatgcaccactacacccagcatTAATCTGCAAATGTTAATCAGTAAGGCCAGGGCCTCAGAGGCTTATATAATCGATTATATAATTGATTAGCACTGACTTTCAGCATCCTACAGCTCCTACCCAGGAAATGCTCAGGCACACGCACTGAGGGCTGACAGCATCTCACACACTGTGTTTGCAGCTGTCACCCTGCTGATCATGAAGCTGACGGAGCCTCAGGAGACCTCCCTGCACATGGCCCTCTCAGTGCTCCAGGTAATGCCTTCCAACACCACAGTCTGTGTCTGCACCGCTGGGCCCTGTTCTCCTACCCTACCATCTTAGAACACACAGTTTTCCTTCACTGTTCAGCTTTGTGCATTGCAAAAAGAACATGTGATTTTTATGCTTGCTTTTAAGGAATATAAAAACCTTCTCAAAGGCAAGCTAGTACAAGTACTTCTAGGTTTAGTGTGCAGCACGTGTATCTCTGGGCAACTTTGTTTTGATATGTTGAAGCCATGGCACGTCCAGAGTAAAGGAGATGGCGCAGACTGTTCCTAGTGAGCAGTGG includes these proteins:
- the Tmem116 gene encoding transmembrane protein 116 isoform X3, which gives rise to MTPVFFLGNVNECFHNFSQSHRCILMHSPPSATVEPLPSTTMSVCSTLYFYGVTVFLASFFFSFLAIMVLLVHAQMLYKKFVKSTGLLESEQWAVVHTVGQRVRFFPVAFVCCWGPAVTLLIMKLTEPQETSLHMALSVLQALTAASQGLLNCGIYGWTQCKFQQIKHEPRRDADTQTPLLCSQKRNYSRSPNLLESPLALASSSSTVL